Proteins encoded by one window of Aphis gossypii isolate Hap1 chromosome X, ASM2018417v2, whole genome shotgun sequence:
- the LOC114130415 gene encoding cathepsin B-like cysteine proteinase 3: MAKFIILISVVLLSVYLTEQAHFLSKSYVDAINKVAKTWKAKQNFPEYMTKEEIVRLLGSKRLIGDHESPIKENDSEYMEDSEIPKFFDARIEWSRCKTIGQVRNQGNCGSCWAHSTTGAFADRLCIATNGDFNELISAEELTFCCHKCGLGCHGGNPLRAWQYFKSHGVVTGGNYNTTDGCQPYRVPPCVVDEEGHNSCSGKPSERNHRCRKSCYGDKTCDYKSGHYKTKDAYYVEDIDTMQKDTMVYGPIEASFDVYDDFVNYGSGVYQKSENATKLGGHSVKMIGWGEENGTPYWLMVNSWGEQWGANGLFKIRRGTNECGIESLPSAGVPLV; this comes from the exons ATggctaaatttataattttaatatctgtgGTATTACTTAGTGTGTACCTAACAGAACAAGCACATTTCTTAAGTAAAAGTTATGTCGACGCAATTAACAAAGTAGCTAAAACATGGAAG GCTAAACAAAATTTTCCCGAGTATATGACCAAAGAAGAAATCGTCCGATTATTAGGTTCGAAACGTCTCATAGGCGATCATGAAAGTCCAATTAAGGAAAATGATAGCGAATACATGGAAGATAGTGAAATTCCAAAATTCTTTGACGCAAGGATAGAATGGAGTCGCTGCAAAACAATTGGACAAGTCCGTAACCAAGGAAATTGTGGATCCTGTTGG gcTCATAGTACCACCGGAGCGTTCGCTGACCGTTTGTGCATAGCGACGAATGGAGATTTTAATGAACTCATATCAGCCGAAGAGTTAACTTTTTGCTGTCATAAATGTGGTTTAGGATGTCATGGAGGTAACCCGTTGAGAGCATGGCAATATTTCAAAAGTCACGGTGTTGTTACCGGAGGCAACTACAACACTAccgat GGATGTCAACCGTACAGAGTACCACCTTGTGTAGTAGACGAAGAGGGACATAATTCATGCTCGGGAAAACCATCAGAACGTAATCACAGATGTAGAAAGAGCTGTTACGGTGACAAAACATGCGATTACAAGAGTGGACATTACAAAA cgAAAGACGCATATTATGTCGAGGACATCGATACAATGCAAAAAGACACGATGGTGTACGGACCAATCGAAGCGTCATTTGATGTTTACGACGACTTTGTGAATTACGGATCCG gagTTTACCAAAAGTCCGAGAACGCAACGAAATTGGGAGGACACTCTGTCAAAATGATCGGATGGGGCGAAGAAAATGGCACACCGTATTGGCTGATGGTTAACTCTTGGGGCGAACAATGGGGCGCCAATGGATTGTTTAAAATACGCAGAGGCACAAACGAATGTGGAATTGAAAGTTTGCCTTCAGCAGGCGTGCCTTTAGTATAA
- the LOC114130418 gene encoding cathepsin B-like, with product MARVIFLIFVILFSVYLTEQTSFLSQDYIDKINYVAKTWKAGQNFHPNTPKEAILRLLGSRGVGAAAKTNGPYKTSDTKYVSNDRIYKTFDARRYWRHCKTMGAVRDQGNCGSCWAFGTTGAFADRLCVATNGNYNQLVSAEELAFCCHTCGFGCNGGYPIKAWQYFKRHGVVSGGNYNTTDGCQPYQVPPCLHHQEGEGSCDSQPREKNHKCSRKCYGNETIDYKSDHVKTRDAYYLTFNSIQKDVQAYGPIEASFDVYDDFLHYKSGVYAKTENATKLGGHAVKLIGWGVEHGVDYWLMVNSWGYEWGNNGLFKIRRGTNECGIDNSTTGGVPYIV from the exons aTGGCTAgggttatatttttgattttcgttattttgttTAGTGTTTACTTAACAGAACAGACATCATTTTTATCACAAGActacattgataaaataaactacgTTGCTAAAACATGGAAG gCTGGTCAAAATTTTCATCCGAATACACCGAAAGAAGCAATTTTGAGGTTGTTGGGTTCTAGAGGAGTTGGAGCCGCTGCTAAAACAAATGGCCCGTATAAAACCAGCGATACCAAGTACGTATCGAACGACAgaatttacaaaacatttgACGCGAGAAGATACTGGCGCCACTGCAAAACAATGGGCGCAGTTCGCGATCAAGGAAATTGCGGTTCTTGTTGG GCTTTTGGCACCACAGGGGCATTCGCAGATAGACTTTGTGTGGCGACAAACGGAAATTACAACCAACTCGTGTCCGCCGAAGAGCTAGCGTTCTGTTGTCATACTTGTGGTTTTGGATGTAATGGAGGTTACCCGATCAAAGCTTGGCAATATTTCAAGAGACACGGCGTGGTTTCCGGTGGCAACTATAACACTACCGat GGATGTCAACCGTACCAAGTTCCACCTTGTCTTCACCATCAAGAAGGAGAAGGTTCGTGTGATAGCCAACCAAGAGAAAAGAATCATAAATGCAGCAGAAAATGTTACGGTAACGAAACTATCGATTACAAGAGCGATCACGTAAAGA CTAGAGACGCGTATTATCTTACATTCAACTCTATTCAGAAGGACGTGCAAGCATACGGGCCAATTGAAGCATCATTCGATGTATACGATGACTTTTTGCATTACAAAAGTG GGGTTTACGCAAAAACTGAAAATGCAACAAAATTAGGAGGACATGCTGTTAAGTTGATTGGATGGGGAGTCGAGCATGGTGTAGACTATTGGTTAATGGTCAACTCTTGGGGCTATGAATGGGGAAATAAtggactttttaaaattagaaggGGCACAAATGAATGCGGAATCGACAATTCAACTACCGGAGGTGTACCTTACatagtatag